ATACGCTCAAGAACATCGATACGTTCGCTTAATAGCTCTACCATGAGGCTGATATTGGCTTGCTGTTTTTGTATTTGCGCCAATTTTTGCTGAGTAAGCATCAGTTGTAAATCAACATCCAATTGACCATCGTAATAATCATTCAAGCTGTCTCTGATTTCAGTGAGTGTAAAGCCAATCGCTTGCGCACTTTTGATTAGCTCAATACGTTCGATACATTCTGGATGAAACTCGGTATATAAACGGGAGCCTGCCTGACGCTTACGAGATTTTAGCAAGCCCAGTTGGTCATAATGACGAACGGTGTCTTTGGTTGTTTGAGCTTTTGTTGCCAGTGTTCCAATCAGTAAGAACGATGTGTCGGGTGCCATGATAACCTCGTCGGTAGGTAGCAGTTGATAAGGTACGAGTTAATAAAGTAGCGATTAACAAACAGGCATAAGCCATCAATCACTTCGCCATCGTATTTATTTTAATCTAAGCTGCCAAGGTTCTATGGTATCAAGTAATGATACGGCGAGCGATTTGTGAGAGTTATTTTGCCATTTGACAATATTATTAGCCGTCAAGAGATCCAATTGAGTGAGAAATTCAGCACGCGGTAGCGTGGTTGCACCCAAGCTCATCAAATGCTCATTTGGTAGCTGACAGTCGACCAGCGCCACATGGCTTTGTTCACATAAGCGCATTAAACCCCAAAATGCGAACTTTGAGGCGTTAGAGGCGATATGAAACATCGATTCGCCAAAGTAAATGCTACCTATTTTTAGACCATAAAGCCCGCCAATGAGTTGCCCTTTATCATTCCAAACTTCAATGCTATGTGCAAATCCTTGTGCATGCAGTTCGGTATAAGCCTCAATCATTTCTTCATGAATCCAAGTATGTTCGCCCTCGGGCTGTTCATTATTGAGGCGATCACTGCGCGGTAAACTACAGGCATGAATAACGTCATCAAAAGCTTGATTCAGGGTTAATTGCCAACGCTCGCGGATGGCTTGCTTACGCAGCGACTTGCTTGGCTTATAATTGGTTGGCACCATCACACAGCGCGGTTCAGGGCACCACCATGCAATTGGTTCATCTTCATTAAACCAAGGAAACAGACCCTGCGCGTAAGCAGAAATCAATGTTTCGGCTGCCAAATCTCCTCCGATAGCGACGATACCAATGCCGTCAGGATCAACCATCAAAGGGTCAGGAAAGTCATAACGCCCAAGACTTTTTAAGGTCTCAGGCGTGATGTGCTCATTGTTGTATTGAGAGAAATTACCCATTTAGGCTTCTTTATCAGCAGTCAATGTTGACGCATAAGTATGGTCAGCGGCTGTAGCTTCGCCAATCGCATCCAAGTATTTTTCAGCATCTAGCGCAGCCATACAGCCCGTACCAGCAGAAGTGATTGCTTGACGATAGACATGGTCTGCGACATCACCTGCGGCAAATACACCTTCGATGCTGGTTTGTGTGGCATTGCCGTCTAAGCCGCTTTTGACAATAAGATAGCCGTCTTTCATATCCAGCTGACCTTTAAATAAGTCTGTATTCGGCTTATGACCAATCGCGACAAACATGCCAAACACGTCTAACTGTTTGGTGCTGCCATCAATCATAGATTCGATGATTACGCCATTGACGCCCATGTCATCGCCGACGACTTCTTTGACTTTATGATTCCACTCGATTTTAATATTACCGTTTTTGACTTTTTCAAATAATTTATCTTGGAGGATTTTTTCAGAGCGTAAGCTATCACGGCGATGTACCAAGGTCACTTCAGCAGCAATGTTAGATAAGTATAGGGCTTCTTCAACGGCAGTATTACCACCACCGATGACAGCAACTT
This region of Psychrobacter sp. JCM 18902 genomic DNA includes:
- a CDS encoding MerR family transcriptional regulator, producing the protein MAPDTSFLLIGTLATKAQTTKDTVRHYDQLGLLKSRKRQAGSRLYTEFHPECIERIELIKSAQAIGFTLTEIRDSLNDYYDGQLDVDLQLMLTQQKLAQIQKQQANISLMVELLSERIDVLERMKVDNDYKLNIEICKKKIPTQ
- the aat gene encoding leucyl/phenylalanyl-tRNA--protein transferase, which translates into the protein MGNFSQYNNEHITPETLKSLGRYDFPDPLMVDPDGIGIVAIGGDLAAETLISAYAQGLFPWFNEDEPIAWWCPEPRCVMVPTNYKPSKSLRKQAIRERWQLTLNQAFDDVIHACSLPRSDRLNNEQPEGEHTWIHEEMIEAYTELHAQGFAHSIEVWNDKGQLIGGLYGLKIGSIYFGESMFHIASNASKFAFWGLMRLCEQSHVALVDCQLPNEHLMSLGATTLPRAEFLTQLDLLTANNIVKWQNNSHKSLAVSLLDTIEPWQLRLK
- the trxB gene encoding thioredoxin-disulfide reductase, giving the protein MATDNTAPRHEKLIILGSGPAGYAAAVYAARANLKPVMVTGMEVGGQLTTTTEVDNWPGDAHDLTGPALMDRMKAHAERFGTELVYDHINEVNLNVRPFELTGNNGSYTCDALIISTGASAQYLGLESETKFRGLGVSACATCDGFFYKDQKVAVIGGGNTAVEEALYLSNIAAEVTLVHRRDSLRSEKILQDKLFEKVKNGNIKIEWNHKVKEVVGDDMGVNGVIIESMIDGSTKQLDVFGMFVAIGHKPNTDLFKGQLDMKDGYLIVKSGLDGNATQTSIEGVFAAGDVADHVYRQAITSAGTGCMAALDAEKYLDAIGEATAADHTYASTLTADKEA